DNA sequence from the Streptomyces sp. MST-110588 genome:
TGGGTGGCGCCGAGCTGTCCGTCCAGGGCGTGGGAGCGCCAGGCGAACTCGTAGGCGTAGGTCGCGGACTGCGGGTGGGCGGCATGTGCGCCGGCCAGGGCCCGGCTGCCCGCGCCGAACAGCGCGTCGCCCATGATGGCGGAGCGCAGCTCGCCAAAGGACGCCTCGGGGCGTGTCGCGCGGTAGGTCCTGACGAGTCGGACCGGATCGGGGTGTGAGCGGGCCGCCGCGTCGTCGACGTCTTCGGCGGTCGCGGTGGCGTACTTGTTCACGGGGACCAGGTAGAGGTTTCCCTCCTCGGTGTTGGTCCCGATGAGCAGGTCGATGCCGGCGCCGCGGCCGGCGGCGACGGATTCGGCGGGCTGGGTGTCAAGGACCAGGCTGAAGGGGCTGAGTCCGATCAACGGGTCGCGATGGGCCCTGGTCCGCAGGTCGATGCCCGTGAGCCGGGAGGCGGCCTCGACCAGACGCTCGTCGGGGATCTCGGCGAAGGCGTCGGGGTGGGGGTCGATGCCAAGGGTCTTGGCCGCCGCCCGGGTGACGCGGGCGGCCTGCTCGGTGGTGAACGCGCCCAGGCCGTTGCCGCTTTGGACGATCGCCCGGCGGAACAGGCCGGCGGCCTCGGGGGTGGCGAGGACGCCGCCGACGATGGTCGCCCCGGCCGACTGGCCGAAGAGGGTGACGTGGTACGGGTCACCGCCGAAGGCGGCGATGTTCTCCCGGACCCAGCGCAGGGCGGCGACGACGTCCAGCAGGCCGCGGTTGGCGGGTGCTCCGGGAAGGTCGAGGAACCCGGCGATG
Encoded proteins:
- a CDS encoding carboxylesterase family protein → MSHHPDPVVTTAQGAVRGLRQGDTTAFLNIPYAAPPRGAGRFAPPRPHEPWDGVRDATVPGPNAPQSERTLGNVDMTPYFGTGWSRGEDYLTVNVWTPAAAQGGLPVMVFVHGGGFVAGSTRSALYDGTAFARDGVVLVTLNYRLGIAGFLDLPGAPANRGLLDVVAALRWVRENIAAFGGDPYHVTLFGQSAGATIVGGVLATPEAAGLFRRAIVQSGNGLGAFTTEQAARVTRAAAKTLGIDPHPDAFAEIPDERLVEAASRLTGIDLRTRAHRDPLIGLSPFSLVLDTQPAESVAAGRGAGIDLLIGTNTEEGNLYLVPVNKYATATAEDVDDAAARSHPDPVRLVRTYRATRPEASFGELRSAIMGDALFGAGSRALAGAHAAHPQSATYAYEFAWRSHALDGQLGATHTVELPFVFDLTHLPPLLGPAALLGPGRPPEGLAARMHESWVRFARSGDPGWDPYDTDRRSTMHIDAEWTQVEDPRSQERQAWS